The nucleotide window GTGGCGCCGTCCCCACCCGTGAATCGGATGCGGCGGGAGGTCAGCGAACCTCGGTGGCGGCCTGCTGGACGGCCCTGTCGACGTCCTTCGCGCTCACGTCGAGTTCCTTGGCGACATGCTTGTCCGCTTTGAGCTGGGCTCGCTGCAGCGCCTGCGAGAGCGTGCTTTCGCCCACGATGACCAGGGCGGCCTGCCCCTCGTCGATGATCTCGCCGAACTCCTTGACGTCTGCCCGGGACATGCCGCGCCAAAGGTGCCCGCTCACGCCACCGACGGCGGCACCGACGGCGGCCGTACCGATAATCGCCGGAGGGAACAGCAGCCCGACGACCGCACCGGCAGCGGCGCCGCCCCACGCCCCGTGCCGGGTGGCCGTCTCGTCCTTGTTGACGTGGACCTTGCCGGCCTCGTCCTTGGTGACGACGGATGCGTCGTACGAGCCGACCGCACCGACCGCATGAAGGTCCTTGAGGACGTCGTAGTCGGCTTGCGCCGCGGGTCCGCTCGGGTAGGTGCCGATGTAGATGAAGACTGCGTCAGGGGTAGCCACTGTGTCGCTCCTGTCATTCCTCGTGTGCAGTTGGGTGCCCGTGTCAGCCGGCGGGTTCGACCTCGCCCGGCCGCCAGGTCTTGTCGAAGAACGGCTGTTCGGGGCTGTAGAAGCGCAGGATGGCGAACCAGCCCTTGCCCGGTGTGGTCTGGATCCAGGTGCCCTCGGCCGCGTCGCCGGGGCGCTCGGGGGCGAGGTGCAGGGTGATGGTGCCGTCCTGGTTCGCGGTGGCCGCGGGGCCCGGGTAGCTCTGGCTGCCCGCCCAGGGGAACCGCTGCGGGGTCTGCAGCATGGAGCGGGTCTGGTTGTCGTACAGGGTCAAGGACCAGAAGCGGGCGGCGGGGATTCCAGGCGGCAGCGTCAGCCGGTAGTGACGGGCACCGTCGAACGGCTGACCGGCGGAGTCGAGGGTGACTATCAGGTACTGGGAGCCGACGCCCGTCAGGCGCATACACATCGCGGGTGAGTCACCGGTGGCGATGTAGAAGAACGCGGTGCGGGAGTCCAGCGCCCGCCCCGAGACGCGCTCATCGAGCTGCACCCCGTCTGCGGTAATCTCCGGCGGCGGGGACGTCCAGTCGTACCCGCCGATGAAGAGCGGGTTGTACCAGGCCGAGTTCGCGTAGTACGAGAAGCCCTCCTGCGGGCGCGCACGCAGACCGACCGTGCGGGCGCTCGCGTTGCCGATCGCGACGGCCTCCTTCAGAAGCCGCCGCATCCGGTCGTCGGGCTTGAAGTCGTGGCCGTGGGCGATGCCGATCTCACGGAACGCGCCGCCGGCCTCCAGGCCGACCGACTCGGCGGGCTGCTCCTGGACGAGGGTGTCGAGCAGCTCGTAGAAGGAGTAGTCGTTCGGCGGGAGGGTGTTGATCGCCAGGCCGGTGCCCTCGGTGAAGGCCGGCGGGTCGGCGGGGGTGATCGGCGCGAGCGGCGCGCTGCCCTGGAGGAAGGACCCGATGCTGGTGCCGTAACTGCCGGGCGTGTAGGGGCTGATCCGCAGCGTCTCCTTGATGCGCGCCACCGTCGGCGCCGGGTCTCCGTCCTCAAGGAATGCGCGTCCCAGCACGATGGCTTGCCAGGTGGAGCAGCGATAGACGAACAGCCCGCCCTCGGGCTCCGGCCCGTCGTAGCCGGGCGGCAGCAGCAGATAGGTGCCGCCGACGCCGCGGTCCGGCCCGGGAAGGCCGAAGTCGGTCACCCAGCGGAACCACATGTCGTCGATCGTGCCAAGACATCCGGGTGGGACCTGAAGCGTCACCGGCCCGTCCGTGAGGTCGAGGAAGCTCAGGAAGTACACGGTGTCGGCGTTGCCGGTCAGGAACAGCGATGCGCTGTCCATCAGGCCCGAGTACAGCAGCACCGTGTTGTCGGCCACCCCTGCGTCAAGGAAGTCCTGCCGGATCGCACGGACCGACACGCCCGGCAGACCTGCGAGATACGCGTCCACGCCGTGCGTCAGATCAAGGTTGTCGAACACCGTGTCGCACGTGTCCGCGTCCGGAATCCCGTCGGTGAATCGCAGCGCTCCGATCCTCGTCTCCTGCACGTCAGGGGTCGTGACCGACGGCGGTATCTTCGCGAATACGCTCATAGCATCACTGTGCGCGTCTCCTGAATCATCCGCATCCGCCGCGGCGGGCCGGGGCTGGGGTGACGAGTGAGGGGGGAACCGCGTTCCCGTTGGGGTCTG belongs to Streptomyces graminofaciens and includes:
- a CDS encoding DUF1269 domain-containing protein, coding for MATPDAVFIYIGTYPSGPAAQADYDVLKDLHAVGAVGSYDASVVTKDEAGKVHVNKDETATRHGAWGGAAAGAVVGLLFPPAIIGTAAVGAAVGGVSGHLWRGMSRADVKEFGEIIDEGQAALVIVGESTLSQALQRAQLKADKHVAKELDVSAKDVDRAVQQAATEVR
- a CDS encoding DUF1254 domain-containing protein, coding for MSVFAKIPPSVTTPDVQETRIGALRFTDGIPDADTCDTVFDNLDLTHGVDAYLAGLPGVSVRAIRQDFLDAGVADNTVLLYSGLMDSASLFLTGNADTVYFLSFLDLTDGPVTLQVPPGCLGTIDDMWFRWVTDFGLPGPDRGVGGTYLLLPPGYDGPEPEGGLFVYRCSTWQAIVLGRAFLEDGDPAPTVARIKETLRISPYTPGSYGTSIGSFLQGSAPLAPITPADPPAFTEGTGLAINTLPPNDYSFYELLDTLVQEQPAESVGLEAGGAFREIGIAHGHDFKPDDRMRRLLKEAVAIGNASARTVGLRARPQEGFSYYANSAWYNPLFIGGYDWTSPPPEITADGVQLDERVSGRALDSRTAFFYIATGDSPAMCMRLTGVGSQYLIVTLDSAGQPFDGARHYRLTLPPGIPAARFWSLTLYDNQTRSMLQTPQRFPWAGSQSYPGPAATANQDGTITLHLAPERPGDAAEGTWIQTTPGKGWFAILRFYSPEQPFFDKTWRPGEVEPAG